One window from the genome of bacterium encodes:
- a CDS encoding glycosyltransferase: MTVLFVFSMHNFIMIYYFLKHRDDHPQPSEDWVHLPEEKLPVITIQLPIFNESTVAERLILATSQLDWPKNKLEIQVLDDSTDDTVQLTRACVERLAAQGYMIRLFHRTDRKGYKAGALREALEYAHGEFVAIFDADFIPEKDFLRKAMPHFSQSRIGMVQSRWGYLNEDFSMLTKTQAIGLNGHFVIQQLARNRAGFFINFNGTGGIWRKSCITDAGNWHDDTLTEDLDLSYRAQLKGWKFVYLNDIVVPGELPIGIHALKTQQFRWTKGSVETAKKLVPKILKAELPMWTKIQSLFHLTANFSYIFVVISCLLNSSILFLHNENGRFNVILDIMAVFVLSMLGLFIFFFYSEKMINPNWKKKMVILPVLMMGSIGLSISNAKAVIEGFFDIKSSFVRTPKWGTMKRKEKTRFHGVKLDALFLIELLFLAFILVSLVVGIRNYYTEKANFIGMIFFNVWILVGFSMVVFLSLKHFYDNRASA; this comes from the coding sequence ATGACGGTGCTGTTTGTTTTCAGCATGCACAATTTCATCATGATTTATTATTTTTTGAAGCATCGTGATGATCATCCGCAACCGTCAGAAGACTGGGTACACTTACCGGAAGAAAAACTTCCGGTGATCACGATTCAGTTGCCGATTTTCAATGAAAGTACGGTAGCCGAACGGCTGATTTTGGCGACCAGCCAGCTGGATTGGCCGAAAAACAAACTGGAAATTCAGGTGCTGGATGATTCGACGGATGACACCGTCCAACTGACGCGGGCATGCGTCGAACGCTTGGCCGCGCAAGGTTACATGATTCGTCTGTTTCATCGTACGGATCGAAAAGGTTACAAAGCCGGCGCTTTGCGCGAAGCGCTGGAGTATGCGCACGGCGAATTTGTCGCGATTTTTGATGCGGATTTTATTCCGGAAAAAGATTTCCTGCGTAAAGCGATGCCGCATTTTTCCCAATCCCGGATCGGTATGGTGCAAAGTCGCTGGGGCTATTTAAACGAAGATTTTTCGATGCTCACCAAAACACAGGCGATCGGGCTCAACGGACATTTTGTGATTCAACAGTTGGCGCGTAACCGTGCAGGCTTTTTTATTAATTTCAATGGTACCGGCGGTATCTGGCGCAAATCCTGTATTACCGATGCCGGTAATTGGCACGACGATACGCTGACCGAAGATTTGGATTTGAGTTACAGAGCGCAGCTCAAAGGATGGAAGTTTGTTTATTTGAATGATATTGTGGTGCCCGGCGAATTGCCGATAGGTATCCATGCATTGAAAACGCAACAATTCCGCTGGACCAAAGGTTCGGTGGAAACGGCGAAAAAATTAGTACCGAAAATTCTGAAAGCCGAACTGCCGATGTGGACCAAAATCCAATCGCTTTTTCACCTCACGGCCAATTTTTCGTACATTTTTGTCGTGATTTCGTGTTTGCTCAATTCTTCCATTTTGTTTTTACACAACGAAAACGGACGCTTTAATGTTATTCTCGACATTATGGCGGTATTCGTACTCAGTATGTTGGGTCTGTTTATATTTTTCTTCTACTCGGAAAAAATGATCAACCCCAACTGGAAGAAAAAGATGGTTATTTTGCCGGTGCTTATGATGGGAAGTATCGGACTTTCGATCAGTAATGCAAAAGCCGTAATCGAAGGTTTTTTTGATATCAAGTCGTCCTTCGTACGTACCCCCAAATGGGGCACGATGAAACGCAAAGAAAAAACACGTTTTCATGGCGTGAAATTGGATGCACTTTTTTTGATAGAATTGTTGTTTCTTGCTTTTATTTTGGTATCTTTAGTAGTCGGTATTCGCAACTACTATACCGAAAAAGCCAACTTCATCGGCATGATCTTTTTTAACGTTTGGATTCTTGTCGGGTTTTCGATGGTGGTATTCCTGTCCTTGAAGCATTTTTACGACAACCGAGCCTCGGCATAA
- a CDS encoding DUF1028 domain-containing protein translates to MRKIFFIYFMTSSLVAQIIPENRLVHTYSIVARDPETGDMGVAVQSNWFSVGSLVTWAEAGVGAIATQSFVNPSFGPRGLELLKQGKTAQEVLKMLIDSDEGRAVRQLAIVDAKGNVAAHTGEKCIPAAGHALGEQFSVQANLMLNDKVWPAMHKAFKEAQGPLAERMVAALEAGQSVGGDIRGKQSAAILVVKAKATGKIWEDRMIELRVEDHAEPVLEIRRLLKMYRAYELMNKGDLAIEHHEMDKAMALYGGAEKMFPDNLEMQYWHAVALANAGKMNDALPMFKKIFAKDNNWRILTERLPGVGLLTVKPEEFKSILSQ, encoded by the coding sequence ATGAGAAAAATATTTTTTATTTATTTTATGACATCGTCGTTGGTTGCGCAGATCATACCTGAAAATCGTCTCGTGCACACGTATTCGATCGTCGCGCGCGATCCCGAAACCGGTGATATGGGCGTCGCGGTGCAGTCCAATTGGTTTTCCGTCGGATCGCTTGTGACTTGGGCGGAGGCCGGTGTCGGTGCGATCGCTACACAATCGTTTGTCAATCCGTCGTTCGGGCCGCGCGGTCTGGAACTCCTGAAGCAAGGCAAAACGGCGCAGGAAGTACTTAAAATGTTAATTGATTCCGACGAAGGGCGTGCCGTTCGCCAATTGGCTATCGTAGATGCCAAAGGAAATGTTGCCGCTCACACGGGCGAAAAGTGTATTCCCGCAGCCGGTCACGCGTTAGGCGAACAATTTTCAGTTCAGGCGAATCTGATGCTCAATGACAAAGTATGGCCGGCGATGCATAAAGCTTTTAAGGAAGCGCAGGGGCCGCTCGCCGAACGGATGGTTGCCGCACTGGAAGCCGGGCAAAGCGTCGGAGGCGATATTCGCGGTAAACAGTCCGCCGCCATTCTTGTCGTTAAGGCGAAAGCTACCGGAAAAATTTGGGAAGACCGGATGATTGAGTTACGCGTTGAAGATCATGCCGAGCCGGTTCTCGAAATACGCCGCCTTCTCAAAATGTATCGCGCTTACGAACTGATGAATAAAGGTGATTTGGCTATCGAGCACCACGAAATGGACAAGGCGATGGCTCTGTATGGTGGTGCTGAAAAAATGTTTCCCGATAACCTTGAAATGCAATACTGGCATGCTGTCGCACTGGCCAACGCCGGTAAAATGAACGATGCGCTCCCGATGTTCAAAAAAATATTCGCCAAGGATAATAATTGGCGTATTCTCACGGAACGTTTACCGGGTGTGGGTTTGCTGACAGTCAAACCGGAGGAATTTAAATCTATTCTTTCACAATAG
- the gmk gene encoding guanylate kinase — protein sequence MANLSSSKGKLIVFSAPSGTGKTAIKNTLLKMDPTLVFSISATTRAKREGENDGKDYYFISEEEFKDHIQNDDFVEYDHHFGNYYGTLRMAVEPDLRMGCNVIMDLDVNGALNVKKSYGGTSVLIFIKPPSMDELRKRLMSRGTETEETLKIRLARVQEEMDRAHLFDHVVVNDTIERAANEILDIIRR from the coding sequence ATGGCTAATCTTTCATCATCCAAAGGCAAGCTGATCGTCTTTAGTGCTCCATCGGGTACAGGAAAGACCGCCATTAAGAATACCTTGCTCAAGATGGACCCGACGTTGGTATTTTCCATTTCGGCGACGACACGTGCCAAACGTGAAGGTGAGAATGACGGCAAAGATTATTACTTTATTTCAGAAGAGGAATTTAAAGATCACATACAGAATGATGATTTTGTGGAATACGACCACCATTTCGGAAATTATTACGGGACATTACGTATGGCCGTCGAACCGGATCTCCGAATGGGTTGTAACGTGATCATGGATCTGGATGTCAATGGCGCGCTCAACGTAAAAAAATCATACGGAGGGACCTCGGTACTTATATTTATTAAACCGCCTTCTATGGATGAGCTGCGTAAGCGTCTTATGTCCCGTGGTACAGAAACAGAAGAAACGTTGAAAATACGCTTGGCGCGCGTGCAAGAGGAAATGGATCGCGCGCATTTATTTGATCACGTTGTGGTCAATGATACCATCGAACGGGCTGCCAACGAAATTTTGGATATCATCCGTCGCTGA
- a CDS encoding sigma-54-dependent Fis family transcriptional regulator has product MPADTAHNDQLRSFVLNSNETEIEKNLRSIGESIGLYGESETIRTIIRDVCRVAPSDVAVLVIGESGTGKDVMAKAIHQLSARRNKPLVIVNSGAIAEGILESELFGHERGAFTGAVSERKGYFETANGGTIFLDEIGDMPLQTQVKLLRVLETGEFLKVGGSVVRRCDVRVIGATNRNLEQMVRRGEFRKDLYYRLKAITITMPPLRQRRADIPVLIKRFTDDYSAQTYAKFRGFTAEAMDMMVNYRWPGNVRELKNFVESLITIKRGETVTAEDITKQLENFKGIDAFENDADDTMLPIPTHMTPEQAERELLYRTLLSLKRDVDDIKHFLVAKFGNVPRPLGGSDFPHAGYAPHFDKETRDGKIVETEVYNVDEGQERDSLSLSDLERDMIIKALKKFDGKRNAAARSLGLSERTLYRKIKEYNLDL; this is encoded by the coding sequence ATGCCAGCTGATACCGCACATAACGATCAACTCCGCAGTTTCGTTCTGAACAGTAACGAAACGGAGATCGAAAAGAACCTTCGTTCAATCGGAGAAAGCATAGGGCTTTACGGCGAATCAGAAACCATCCGAACCATCATTCGGGATGTATGCCGGGTCGCTCCGTCGGATGTGGCCGTGCTGGTGATCGGTGAAAGCGGCACAGGTAAAGACGTGATGGCCAAAGCCATACATCAGTTGAGTGCGCGTCGCAATAAACCGCTGGTGATCGTCAATAGCGGCGCCATCGCGGAGGGTATTTTGGAAAGCGAACTGTTTGGCCATGAACGCGGAGCGTTTACGGGTGCAGTTTCTGAGCGTAAAGGGTATTTTGAAACCGCCAACGGCGGTACAATATTTTTGGATGAAATCGGCGACATGCCGCTTCAAACGCAAGTGAAACTCTTGCGCGTTCTTGAAACCGGTGAATTTTTAAAAGTCGGCGGTTCGGTCGTCCGGCGGTGCGACGTGCGTGTGATCGGCGCGACCAATCGCAATTTGGAACAAATGGTGCGCCGTGGTGAATTTCGCAAAGACTTGTATTATCGTCTCAAAGCGATCACCATTACGATGCCGCCGCTACGTCAGCGGCGGGCGGATATACCGGTATTGATCAAGCGGTTTACCGATGATTATAGCGCGCAGACGTATGCCAAGTTTCGCGGTTTTACCGCGGAAGCGATGGATATGATGGTCAACTACCGCTGGCCAGGCAATGTACGCGAATTGAAGAATTTTGTTGAAAGCCTGATTACGATCAAGCGCGGTGAAACGGTAACGGCGGAAGATATTACCAAGCAGTTGGAAAACTTTAAAGGTATTGATGCGTTTGAAAATGACGCTGACGATACCATGTTGCCGATTCCCACACATATGACACCGGAGCAAGCGGAGCGGGAACTGTTGTACAGAACGCTTCTGTCGCTGAAACGGGATGTGGATGATATCAAACATTTTTTGGTTGCTAAGTTTGGCAACGTACCGCGGCCTTTGGGCGGCAGCGATTTTCCGCACGCCGGATACGCACCGCACTTTGACAAAGAAACTCGCGACGGTAAGATCGTTGAAACGGAAGTGTATAACGTGGACGAAGGGCAAGAGCGCGACAGTCTTTCGCTGAGCGATCTGGAACGGGATATGATCATCAAGGCGCTCAAAAAATTTGACGGCAAACGTAATGCCGCCGCGCGTTCCCTGGGACTGTCCGAGCGCACGTTGTATCGCAAGATCAAGGAGTACAATCTCGATCTGTGA